The Firmicutes bacterium HGW-Firmicutes-1 sequence AAAGAATTAGATTTATTTGCAAATGTTAGACCTGTTAGTGTTCCTGAAAAAGGGATTGACTGGACTTTCTTCCGTGAAAATACAGAAGGTGCGTATGTACTTGGAAGTAAGGGTGTAAATATAGATGAAGATATCGCTGTAGACTTTACAGTTGCTACGACACAAGGTACAGAAAGAATTGCTAGAGCAGCTTTTGAATTTGCTAAAAAAAATGGCAAAAAGAAAGTTACTTGTATAACTAAAGCAAATGTGATTAAAACAACAGATGGAAAATTCTTAGATATCTGTAGAGATATGTCAAAAGAGTATGAAGATATTGAATTTGATGACTGGTATATTGATATCATGACAGCAAAGCTTGTTGATGAAAAAAGAAGATCTCAATTTCAAGTAATGGTACTTCCTAACCTATATGGGGATATATTAACTGATGAAGCTGCTGAATTCCAAGGCGGTGTAGGAACAGCAGGAAGTGCAAATATTGGAAAGACCTATGCAATGTTTGAAGCAATTCATGGCTCCGCACCAAGAATGGTTGACGAAGGCAGGGATATTTATGCTGATCCATGTAGCGTAATCAGAGGTGGAGCAATGCTTCTAGCTCATATTGGATATACAAAAGAAGCTGAAAAACTTGCGAAAGCTTTAGACATCTGTGGAAATACA is a genomic window containing:
- a CDS encoding isocitrate dehydrogenase — encoded protein: MDYIEKFEQIIKEQLARVEMMKQQKDFIKYEELDTIIIGVCGGDGIGPAITAQAHRVLEYLLAADVKKGKIEFRTIEGLTIENRVLANKAIPDDVLAELKKCHVILKGPTTTPRKGDPWPNIESANVAMRKELDLFANVRPVSVPEKGIDWTFFRENTEGAYVLGSKGVNIDEDIAVDFTVATTQGTERIARAAFEFAKKNGKKKVTCITKANVIKTTDGKFLDICRDMSKEYEDIEFDDWYIDIMTAKLVDEKRRSQFQVMVLPNLYGDILTDEAAEFQGGVGTAGSANIGKTYAMFEAIHGSAPRMVDEGRDIYADPCSVIRGGAMLLAHIGYTKEAEKLAKALDICGNTEKKLVMTGRDTGATSAAFADYLMETIEKL